One Nocardioides aromaticivorans genomic window carries:
- a CDS encoding cupin domain-containing protein: MSVDQHTHDQHTDGQNTDGQHQRTEQKSFSAPDETRSFERGVAEILTVGGTPIGRLTLQPGWRWSEHVKAIAGTELCEAPHFQYHVSGELGILMADGTELVARPGDVTSLPEGHDAWVIGDEPVVVVDWWGASNYAKP; this comes from the coding sequence ATGAGCGTCGACCAGCACACCCACGACCAGCACACCGACGGCCAGAACACCGACGGCCAGCACCAGAGGACCGAGCAGAAGAGCTTCAGCGCCCCCGACGAGACCCGCTCCTTCGAGCGCGGCGTCGCCGAGATCCTCACCGTCGGCGGCACCCCGATCGGCCGGCTCACCCTGCAGCCGGGCTGGCGGTGGTCGGAGCACGTCAAGGCGATCGCCGGCACCGAGCTGTGCGAGGCCCCGCACTTCCAGTACCACGTCAGTGGCGAGCTGGGGATCCTGATGGCCGACGGCACCGAGCTGGTCGCGCGGCCCGGCGACGTCACCTCGCTCCCCGAGGGACACGACGCCTGGGTGATCGGGGACGAGCCGGTCGTGGTCGTCGACTGGTGGGGTGCCTCGAACTACGCGAAGCCCTGA
- a CDS encoding ATP-binding protein, whose protein sequence is MSALAVRVLGELTVDGFDTAVLDRKARGLLLLLALAGGRPVPLDAAVDALWGDTPPARPADQVAVLASRVRRLLGRDRVERTDGGYRLRADWTDLTELDAVVREAERRLGLGEVGAAASAARAALALLRGPVPEVRAEADWAAAEWAAATRLVQRARRVAAAALLEAGEWRDALELASADLVADPLDEQAARTAMRAHAAAGRPAQALTVYADLRATLADELGTDPAGETAALHTAILRGDLPVVRAAARVPALVGRDSQSAHLDSLVGRAAAERAPRVALVSGEAGIGKTTLLATWAAARRAAGDRVLVGTCRPLDRAAPLDVVLSAIAAHLKDGDGDRLLAGDAAVLAPLLGSAVPGTHSVDPALGPSVLYGAVTRVLGRIAGDRVVVVVVDDAHLAGPTLGDWLAYLARRPLPVVVVLGARPDEGPASPATDHVGLGPLDRAHVAALVGERRADELHARSGGHPLFLAELASVPSGELPESLVAAVTARCDDLGSAGDLVRTAAVLGGDLDIDLLAGVLGRSTLDVLTDAERAVRSGLLVEVSGHLRFRHDLVRTALVSGTTAGRAALLHREAGRALARRSDADPATVAEHARLGGDRALAAQWLRTAAARAAERFDHATAEDLLDQSLALAPDDTVLLARARVRIRRRRYREAEADALAATGAGPLRWEAAAWAAYFDRRFDEAASYADDGALSADDPGSRTRCLVASGRILHARGELGSAGERLDAALLDASGEDRLEAAAWRGVLHAHRSEVDQALALLRPATRPGVGVAHTPASLHALLFTGHTLAVAGRAQEALACFTDYTTEVERRDVPRFAGRGVNFSGWVLRNLGATSAGVDAHQQAAEDAVDGVVIPEVLVAALEDLAEERLRAGDADAAAALLDRARDTLVGDLVFGWRLAMKLQLLQAQLHLLRDEAASALTVAGDLAAAAAATGVPRYDACARLLVHRATHALGEPVDAAAAWRDLRAVEAAVGVEAWWWAGSTGAALGDPRWLARAEELAAGLASRAGAHGDVLRAEAGRSLDGWRSAARRPGAVRSR, encoded by the coding sequence GTGAGCGCACTCGCCGTGCGTGTGCTCGGGGAACTCACGGTCGACGGCTTCGACACCGCAGTGCTGGACAGGAAGGCCCGCGGCCTCCTCCTGCTCCTCGCGCTGGCCGGTGGCCGTCCGGTGCCCCTCGACGCGGCGGTCGACGCGCTGTGGGGTGACACGCCGCCGGCCCGGCCGGCGGACCAGGTCGCCGTGCTCGCGAGCCGGGTACGCCGCCTGCTCGGCCGCGACCGCGTCGAGCGCACGGACGGCGGCTACCGGCTGCGCGCCGACTGGACGGACCTCACCGAGCTGGACGCGGTCGTCCGCGAGGCGGAGCGGCGGCTCGGGCTCGGCGAGGTCGGCGCGGCGGCGAGCGCGGCCCGGGCGGCCCTCGCGCTGCTGCGCGGCCCCGTCCCGGAGGTGCGGGCCGAGGCGGACTGGGCGGCGGCCGAGTGGGCGGCCGCCACCCGGCTCGTGCAGCGCGCGCGGCGGGTCGCCGCAGCCGCCCTCCTCGAGGCCGGCGAGTGGCGCGACGCCCTCGAGCTGGCCTCGGCCGACCTGGTCGCCGACCCCCTGGACGAGCAGGCGGCCCGCACCGCCATGCGCGCCCACGCGGCCGCGGGCCGCCCCGCCCAGGCCCTCACCGTGTACGCCGACCTGCGGGCCACGCTCGCCGACGAGCTCGGCACCGACCCGGCCGGCGAGACGGCCGCGCTGCACACGGCGATCCTGCGCGGCGACCTCCCGGTGGTCCGGGCCGCGGCGCGGGTGCCCGCGCTGGTCGGGCGCGACAGCCAGTCCGCCCACCTCGACTCCCTCGTGGGACGGGCGGCGGCGGAGCGGGCGCCGCGGGTCGCACTCGTGTCGGGCGAGGCCGGCATCGGCAAGACCACCCTGCTCGCGACCTGGGCCGCGGCACGACGCGCGGCGGGCGACCGGGTGCTCGTGGGGACCTGCCGCCCGCTGGACCGGGCGGCCCCGCTGGACGTCGTGCTGTCCGCGATCGCAGCCCACCTGAAGGACGGGGACGGTGACCGCCTGCTGGCCGGCGACGCCGCGGTCCTCGCTCCCCTGCTCGGCTCGGCCGTGCCCGGCACGCACAGCGTGGACCCCGCGCTCGGGCCGTCCGTGCTCTACGGCGCCGTCACCCGGGTGCTCGGCCGGATCGCCGGCGACCGGGTGGTCGTGGTCGTCGTCGATGACGCGCACCTCGCCGGGCCGACCCTCGGCGACTGGCTGGCCTATCTGGCCCGCCGCCCGCTCCCGGTGGTGGTCGTGCTGGGGGCCCGGCCCGACGAGGGCCCGGCCTCCCCCGCGACCGACCACGTGGGCCTCGGCCCGCTCGACCGCGCCCACGTCGCGGCGCTGGTGGGCGAGCGCCGGGCCGACGAGCTGCACGCCCGCTCCGGCGGACACCCCCTCTTCCTCGCCGAGCTCGCGTCGGTGCCGTCCGGGGAGCTGCCCGAGAGCCTGGTGGCGGCGGTGACCGCCCGCTGCGACGACCTCGGGTCGGCCGGCGACCTGGTCCGGACGGCCGCCGTCCTCGGCGGCGACCTGGACATCGACCTGCTTGCCGGCGTGCTCGGCCGCAGCACGCTCGACGTGCTCACCGACGCCGAGCGCGCGGTCCGCAGCGGCCTGCTGGTCGAGGTCTCGGGGCATCTGCGCTTCCGGCACGACCTGGTCCGGACCGCGCTGGTCTCCGGCACCACCGCCGGCCGCGCCGCGCTGCTGCACCGCGAGGCCGGGCGGGCGCTCGCGCGGCGCAGCGACGCCGACCCCGCCACGGTCGCCGAGCACGCCCGCCTCGGCGGCGACCGGGCGCTCGCCGCCCAGTGGCTGCGGACCGCCGCCGCACGCGCGGCCGAGCGCTTCGACCACGCGACCGCCGAGGACCTGCTCGACCAGTCGCTCGCGCTCGCGCCCGACGACACCGTCCTGCTCGCCCGCGCGCGGGTCCGGATCCGCCGGCGGCGCTACCGCGAGGCGGAGGCGGACGCCCTCGCCGCCACCGGCGCCGGCCCGCTGCGCTGGGAGGCGGCGGCGTGGGCGGCGTACTTCGACCGGCGCTTCGACGAAGCGGCGTCGTACGCCGACGACGGCGCGCTGTCCGCCGACGACCCGGGCTCCCGCACCCGCTGCCTGGTGGCGTCGGGGCGGATCCTGCACGCCCGCGGCGAGCTCGGGTCCGCGGGTGAGCGGCTGGACGCCGCGCTGCTCGACGCCAGCGGCGAGGACCGGCTGGAGGCCGCCGCGTGGCGGGGCGTCCTGCACGCCCACCGCAGCGAGGTCGACCAGGCCCTCGCCCTGCTCCGGCCCGCCACCCGGCCGGGTGTCGGGGTCGCGCACACCCCGGCGTCGCTTCACGCGCTGCTCTTCACCGGGCACACGCTCGCGGTGGCCGGTCGCGCGCAGGAGGCGCTGGCGTGCTTCACCGACTACACGACCGAGGTCGAGCGGCGCGACGTACCGCGCTTCGCGGGCCGGGGCGTGAACTTCTCCGGCTGGGTCCTCCGCAACCTGGGCGCGACCTCGGCGGGGGTCGACGCGCACCAGCAGGCCGCCGAGGACGCGGTCGACGGCGTGGTGATCCCCGAGGTGCTGGTGGCCGCGCTCGAGGACCTCGCGGAGGAGCGACTGCGGGCCGGTGACGCGGACGCCGCGGCCGCACTGCTCGACCGGGCCCGGGACACGCTCGTCGGCGACCTGGTCTTCGGCTGGCGCCTCGCGATGAAGCTGCAGCTCCTGCAGGCGCAGCTGCACCTGCTGCGCGACGAGGCGGCCTCGGCGCTGACCGTGGCCGGCGACCTGGCCGCCGCCGCGGCAGCCACCGGCGTCCCCCGGTACGACGCCTGCGCCCGCCTGCTGGTCCACCGAGCCACCCACGCGCTCGGCGAGCCGGTCGACGCCGCGGCGGCGTGGCGGGACCTCCGGGCGGTCGAGGCCGCGGTCGGGGTCGAGGCGTGGTGGTGGGCGGGCAGCACCGGCGCCGCGCTCGGCGACCCGCGGTGGCTGGCCCGGGCGGAGGAGCTGGCGGCCGGTCTCGCGTCCCGGGCCGGCGCCCACGGGGACGTGCTGCGGGCGGAGGCCGGCCGGTCCCTCGACGGCTGGCGGTCGGCGGCACGCCGCCCCGGAGCCGTCAGGTCGCGGTGA
- a CDS encoding class I SAM-dependent methyltransferase: MGRASIGDAYDRSASAWRSGPAALYAVLAEALIDRAPVAVAGGVVLDAGAGSGVAGDAARARGAARVVGVDLAPAMLGRGGSAVAGDLVRLPFRDRAFDLAVAAFSIGHADPAAAMAELHRVAPALLASAFAEGWTHPAKEVVERVLAERGHVPPAWYQAFKDGTERQVGDPDRLAALATTAGWTDARVERVEVATGLTDPRVMAAWRLGMAHHAPFVAGLPSRVRAEVAAEAEALLAGAPPVVAPMLVLTAT; encoded by the coding sequence ATGGGCAGGGCCTCGATCGGCGACGCCTACGACCGGTCGGCCTCCGCCTGGCGGAGCGGGCCGGCGGCGCTCTACGCCGTGCTCGCCGAGGCCCTGATCGACCGGGCTCCGGTCGCCGTCGCCGGGGGAGTGGTGCTCGACGCGGGCGCCGGCTCCGGCGTGGCCGGTGACGCGGCCCGTGCTCGCGGGGCCGCGCGGGTCGTGGGCGTCGACCTCGCTCCGGCGATGCTCGGGCGCGGCGGCTCCGCGGTGGCGGGCGACCTCGTCCGGCTGCCCTTCCGCGACCGCGCCTTCGACCTGGCGGTCGCCGCCTTCAGCATCGGCCACGCGGACCCGGCAGCCGCGATGGCCGAGCTGCACCGGGTGGCGCCGGCGCTGCTCGCCTCGGCCTTTGCGGAGGGCTGGACCCACCCCGCCAAGGAGGTCGTCGAGCGGGTGCTGGCGGAGCGCGGCCACGTCCCGCCGGCCTGGTACCAAGCCTTCAAGGACGGCACCGAGCGCCAGGTCGGCGATCCCGACCGGCTGGCGGCCCTCGCGACGACCGCCGGCTGGACCGATGCCCGGGTCGAGCGGGTCGAGGTCGCGACCGGCCTCACCGATCCGCGGGTGATGGCCGCGTGGCGGCTGGGCATGGCCCACCACGCCCCCTTCGTCGCGGGCCTCCCCTCACGAGTCAGGGCGGAGGTCGCCGCGGAGGCGGAGGCGCTGCTCGCCGGCGCACCGCCCGTGGTGGCGCCGATGCTGGTCCTCACCGCGACCTGA
- a CDS encoding aminoglycoside phosphotransferase, producing the protein MPDLPDQPDVLDSVDQLLAGVTDREVLEAPGKSGAVLERVRIDGEPYVVKYLDHDNDWSLRAAGVPGSATVELWRRGILHDLPDEIAQPIVAVAHDARRPALSALLMHDVGAWLVPAVDDPIPVEQNARFLDHLAALHAAFWETGRDIDVVSPEDRYLELSPRMAAAEAALGQDHLVPRLVAQGWPLLESVAPKAAAVVVPLVHEPGPLLAALATTPQTLVHGNWKLDNLGTDPAGRTILLDWETPGRGAGTADLAWYLAINCRRLPVSKEETIDLYRAALERRGVATDPWWDRQLDLALLGAMVQFGWEKALGGYDDELAWWEERVVRAAARLGGVG; encoded by the coding sequence ATGCCCGACCTGCCCGACCAGCCCGACGTCCTCGACTCCGTCGACCAGCTGCTCGCCGGCGTCACGGACCGGGAGGTCCTGGAGGCGCCCGGCAAGTCGGGTGCGGTGCTCGAGCGGGTGCGCATCGACGGCGAGCCGTACGTCGTGAAGTACCTCGACCACGACAACGACTGGTCGCTGCGCGCGGCCGGCGTGCCCGGCAGCGCGACCGTCGAGCTGTGGCGCCGCGGCATCCTGCACGACCTGCCGGACGAGATCGCCCAGCCCATCGTCGCGGTCGCCCACGACGCCCGCCGGCCCGCGCTCTCCGCGCTGCTGATGCACGACGTCGGCGCCTGGCTCGTCCCGGCCGTCGACGACCCGATCCCGGTCGAGCAGAACGCGCGCTTCCTCGACCACCTGGCCGCGCTGCACGCGGCCTTCTGGGAGACCGGCCGCGACATCGACGTGGTCAGTCCCGAGGACCGCTACCTCGAGCTCTCGCCCCGCATGGCCGCCGCGGAGGCCGCCCTCGGGCAGGACCACCTCGTGCCGCGGCTGGTGGCGCAGGGGTGGCCGCTGCTGGAGTCGGTCGCGCCGAAGGCGGCCGCGGTCGTCGTACCACTGGTGCACGAGCCGGGGCCGCTGCTCGCCGCGCTGGCGACCACCCCGCAGACCTTGGTGCACGGGAACTGGAAGCTCGACAACCTCGGCACGGACCCAGCGGGCCGGACCATCCTGCTCGACTGGGAGACCCCCGGTCGGGGCGCGGGCACGGCCGACCTCGCCTGGTACCTCGCGATCAACTGCCGCCGGCTCCCGGTCTCCAAGGAGGAGACGATCGACCTCTACCGCGCGGCCCTCGAGCGCCGCGGCGTCGCCACCGACCCGTGGTGGGACCGGCAGCTCGACCTGGCCCTGCTCGGAGCGATGGTGCAGTTCGGCTGGGAGAAGGCCCTCGGCGGGTACGACGACGAGCTGGCCTGGTGGGAGGAGCGGGTCGTCCGCGCGGCGGCCCGGCTGGGCGGCGTGGGCTAG
- a CDS encoding aldehyde dehydrogenase, whose translation MTLDRDALFIGGTWAKPATDALLEVVSPHSEEVVARVPEGSAADIDAAVAAARRAFDEGPWPRMSPAERIEVVQNLSGLYAAKLEEMATIISTEMGSPISFSSLAQAPAPWMQIEAFLAIAREFPWESTRPGALGADVVVRHEPVGVVAAIPPWNVPQFTILSKLVPALLAGCTVVVKPAPETPLDGYLLAELLVEAGVPEGVVSIVAGGREVGEHLVRHPGVDKVAFTGSTAAGRKIGAICGEQLKRVSLELGGKSAAIILDDADEAAAIEGLKFLGVMNSGQACVAQTRVLVSRERHDAFAAALASAIGGMKVGDPLDPATEIGPMVAQRQQERVEKYIALGQEEGAQLLTGGNGRPDGLDTGWYVRPTVFASVDNRMRIAQEEIFGPVLSVIPYVDVADAVRIANDSEYGLAGTVWTADPEAGLEVARGVRTGTYGINTYTMDFAAPFGGFKASGLGREFGPEGLAQYTEAKSVYLAAPPL comes from the coding sequence ATGACGCTGGACCGCGACGCCCTCTTCATCGGCGGCACCTGGGCGAAGCCCGCCACCGACGCCCTGCTGGAGGTGGTCTCGCCGCACTCCGAGGAGGTCGTCGCGCGGGTCCCCGAGGGCTCCGCCGCCGACATCGACGCCGCGGTCGCGGCCGCCCGCCGGGCCTTCGACGAGGGGCCGTGGCCCCGGATGAGCCCGGCCGAGCGGATCGAGGTCGTGCAGAACCTCTCGGGCCTGTACGCCGCGAAGCTGGAGGAGATGGCCACCATCATCTCCACCGAGATGGGCTCGCCGATCTCGTTCAGCTCGCTCGCGCAGGCGCCGGCGCCGTGGATGCAGATCGAGGCCTTCCTGGCCATCGCCCGGGAGTTCCCGTGGGAGTCGACCCGGCCCGGCGCACTCGGAGCGGACGTCGTCGTACGGCACGAGCCGGTGGGCGTCGTCGCGGCCATCCCGCCGTGGAACGTCCCGCAGTTCACCATCCTGTCGAAGCTGGTGCCGGCCCTGCTCGCCGGCTGCACGGTCGTCGTGAAGCCGGCGCCGGAGACGCCGCTCGACGGCTACCTGCTGGCCGAGCTGCTCGTCGAGGCGGGCGTGCCGGAGGGGGTCGTGTCGATCGTCGCCGGCGGCCGCGAGGTCGGCGAGCACCTGGTGCGCCACCCCGGCGTCGACAAGGTCGCCTTCACCGGGTCCACCGCGGCAGGCCGCAAGATCGGCGCCATCTGCGGCGAGCAGCTCAAGCGGGTCTCGCTCGAGCTCGGCGGCAAGTCGGCGGCGATCATCCTCGACGACGCCGACGAGGCCGCCGCGATCGAGGGCCTGAAGTTCCTCGGCGTGATGAACTCCGGGCAGGCCTGCGTCGCGCAGACCCGCGTGCTCGTCTCGCGCGAGCGGCACGACGCCTTCGCCGCCGCCCTGGCCTCCGCGATCGGCGGGATGAAGGTCGGCGACCCGCTCGACCCGGCCACCGAGATCGGACCGATGGTCGCGCAGCGCCAGCAGGAGCGGGTGGAGAAGTACATCGCGCTCGGCCAGGAGGAGGGCGCCCAGCTGCTCACCGGCGGCAACGGGCGGCCGGACGGCCTGGACACGGGCTGGTACGTCCGGCCGACCGTCTTCGCCAGCGTCGACAACCGGATGCGGATCGCGCAGGAGGAGATCTTCGGTCCCGTCCTGTCGGTGATCCCGTACGTCGACGTGGCCGACGCCGTGCGGATCGCGAACGACTCCGAGTACGGCCTCGCCGGCACCGTGTGGACGGCCGATCCCGAGGCCGGGCTCGAGGTCGCGCGCGGCGTGCGGACCGGGACCTACGGGATCAACACCTACACGATGGACTTCGCGGCGCCCTTCGGCGGCTTCAAGGCCTCCGGCCTGGGGCGGGAGTTCGGGCCGGAGGGGCTGGCGCAGTACACCGAGGCGAAGTCGGTGTACCTGGCGGCGCCGCCGCTGTAG
- a CDS encoding phosphotransferase family protein yields the protein MTEASVPPDFTMQRSSRDQTEVHDRLEAWLAEVLPPGADPVVTLHAGVDTNGMSSETVILDVTWTEDGARRTGEYVARVAPAQADVPVFREYRLQDQYDAMRLAGELTDVPVPAVRWFEQTGAVLGTPFFLMDRVEGIVPPDVMPYPFGDNWLYDADPADQDRLARSSVEAIAKLHAIADPTTTFGFLDPAVTGNEGATPLARNLAKTRAWYEWAALDLTRSPLVDRALAWLEANLPATDDAVLCWGDARIGNMMYRDFEPVAVLDWEMASIGPRELDASWIVFAHQVFQTIAQVFELPGMPEFLSEESVKATYSELSGVELGDLTWYHLYNAVIWCVVFMRTGLRQVRFGEIEQPDDIETLFHCKPLVERLLAEVGA from the coding sequence ATGACGGAGGCATCGGTGCCGCCGGACTTCACCATGCAGCGCTCGAGCCGCGACCAGACCGAGGTGCACGACCGCCTCGAGGCCTGGCTCGCCGAGGTGCTGCCGCCCGGCGCGGATCCGGTCGTGACGCTCCACGCGGGCGTGGACACCAACGGCATGTCGAGCGAGACGGTCATCCTCGACGTCACCTGGACCGAGGACGGCGCGCGCCGCACGGGGGAGTACGTCGCCCGGGTGGCGCCCGCGCAGGCCGACGTCCCCGTGTTCCGGGAGTACCGCCTCCAGGACCAGTACGACGCCATGCGGCTCGCCGGCGAGCTGACCGACGTGCCCGTGCCGGCCGTGCGCTGGTTCGAGCAGACCGGCGCCGTGCTCGGGACGCCCTTCTTCCTGATGGACCGCGTCGAGGGCATCGTCCCGCCCGACGTGATGCCCTACCCGTTCGGCGACAACTGGCTCTACGACGCGGACCCCGCCGACCAGGACCGGCTCGCCCGCAGCAGCGTCGAGGCCATCGCGAAGCTGCACGCCATCGCGGACCCGACGACCACCTTCGGCTTCCTCGACCCGGCCGTGACCGGCAACGAGGGCGCGACGCCGCTCGCCCGCAACCTCGCGAAGACGCGGGCGTGGTACGAGTGGGCCGCCCTCGACCTGACCCGCTCACCGCTCGTCGACCGGGCGCTCGCGTGGCTGGAGGCCAACCTTCCCGCGACCGACGATGCCGTGCTGTGCTGGGGCGATGCCCGGATCGGCAACATGATGTACCGCGACTTCGAGCCCGTCGCCGTCCTCGACTGGGAGATGGCGTCGATCGGCCCGCGCGAGCTCGACGCCTCGTGGATCGTCTTCGCCCACCAGGTCTTCCAGACGATCGCGCAGGTCTTCGAGCTGCCCGGCATGCCGGAGTTCCTCTCGGAGGAGTCGGTCAAGGCGACGTACAGCGAGCTCAGCGGCGTCGAGCTCGGCGACCTCACCTGGTACCACCTCTACAACGCGGTCATCTGGTGCGTGGTGTTCATGCGCACCGGGCTGCGGCAGGTGCGCTTCGGTGAGATCGAGCAGCCGGACGACATCGAGACCCTGTTCCACTGCAAGCCGCTCGTCGAGCGGCTCCTGGCCGAGGTGGGTGCCTGA
- a CDS encoding TetR/AcrR family transcriptional regulator C-terminal ligand-binding domain-containing protein, whose amino-acid sequence MGTDVEAPRATGRPRDPRIEQAALAAVRDLLAEGGYAAVTGAAVAARAGTTKAALYRRWPALPHLVHEAVFPGELALGTNLRAGLDEVVARLVGGTRDALCTPAAAAALPGLLAEAGTYPDLHASMIRRFSGVLAAMDERLGEAIDAGEAHPDARADDLVQLVVGTVIAGVLLTPGALDDAWVDRLTASVLRGLRPLS is encoded by the coding sequence ATGGGGACCGATGTCGAAGCTCCTCGGGCGACCGGCAGGCCGCGCGACCCGCGGATCGAGCAGGCCGCCCTCGCCGCCGTCCGCGACCTGCTCGCCGAGGGTGGGTACGCCGCCGTCACGGGCGCCGCCGTCGCCGCGCGGGCCGGGACGACCAAGGCCGCGCTGTACCGACGCTGGCCGGCGCTCCCCCACCTCGTCCACGAGGCGGTGTTCCCGGGCGAGCTCGCGCTCGGCACCAACCTCCGGGCCGGCCTCGACGAGGTCGTGGCCCGCCTGGTCGGCGGGACCCGCGACGCCCTGTGCACGCCCGCCGCCGCGGCCGCACTGCCCGGCCTGCTCGCCGAGGCCGGCACCTACCCCGACCTCCACGCCAGCATGATCCGCCGCTTCTCCGGCGTACTGGCGGCGATGGACGAGCGGCTCGGCGAGGCGATCGACGCAGGCGAGGCGCACCCCGATGCCCGCGCCGACGACCTCGTCCAGCTGGTGGTCGGGACAGTCATCGCGGGCGTGCTCCTGACGCCGGGCGCCCTCGACGACGCGTGGGTCGACCGGCTCACTGCGAGTGTGCTGCGCGGCCTCCGCCCGCTCAGCTGA
- a CDS encoding carbon-nitrogen hydrolase family protein, translating to MSGLVVAAAQAESRAGDLASNVATAARLVRQAGARVVVLPEAFLTGYDASAFAGALPTVDDLAGAVLDPLREAAVAAGATVVASAALARPRGRTLSSVVVGPDGTTTAPYDKQHLDGDEPDWFVAGESGASVVVDGHVLALSICRDGSVPAHAAEAAAAGAAAYLCSVAYFPGGARRMDVTYAARALDHRFPVVVAGLTGRCGAHTFIGGSAVYGPDAEPLARLGDEEGVARAELALS from the coding sequence CTGAGCGGTCTCGTCGTCGCCGCCGCGCAGGCCGAGTCCCGCGCGGGCGACCTTGCGTCCAACGTCGCCACGGCCGCCCGACTCGTCCGGCAGGCCGGGGCGCGGGTCGTCGTGCTCCCCGAGGCCTTCCTGACCGGGTACGACGCCAGCGCGTTCGCCGGCGCCCTGCCGACCGTCGACGACCTGGCCGGCGCGGTGCTCGACCCGCTGCGGGAGGCCGCGGTCGCGGCCGGCGCCACCGTGGTGGCGTCGGCCGCGCTGGCCCGCCCGCGCGGGCGGACCCTGTCGTCGGTGGTGGTCGGTCCCGACGGGACCACCACGGCGCCGTACGACAAGCAGCACCTGGACGGCGACGAGCCGGACTGGTTCGTCGCGGGGGAGTCGGGCGCCTCGGTCGTCGTCGACGGGCACGTGCTCGCGCTGTCGATCTGCCGCGACGGCAGCGTCCCGGCGCATGCCGCGGAGGCGGCCGCGGCCGGTGCGGCGGCGTACCTCTGCTCGGTGGCGTACTTCCCCGGCGGTGCCCGGCGGATGGACGTCACCTACGCGGCGCGGGCCCTCGACCACCGGTTCCCGGTGGTCGTCGCGGGGCTGACCGGCCGCTGCGGCGCGCACACCTTCATCGGCGGCTCGGCCGTCTACGGACCCGACGCCGAGCCGCTGGCCCGGCTCGGCGACGAGGAGGGCGTCGCCCGCGCCGAGCTCGCGCTCAGCTGA